Proteins from a genomic interval of Acidobacteriota bacterium:
- a CDS encoding NADH-quinone oxidoreductase subunit NuoF: MFKIQSFDDLKRVKEDILRTRSDEKPVITVCNGTGCQAYGCEKVTQNFISKISQNGMKDKVDVRKTGCHGFCERGPIVVIHPSGIFYQRVKMGDVNEIIKETIENQRIVDRLLYEDPYTGEKITRERDVPFYKKQRRIIFGNNGFIDPTSIEDYIAIGGYEALAKVLKEMTDMEVIKEIKKSGLRGRGGAGFITGLKWEICKKEKDSIKYIICNCDEGDPGAYMDRSLLEGNPHSVIEGMVIGAYAIGAKEGYIYVRNEYPLAVKNAMIAINQAKASELLGNNIMGTKFSFDVKIVRGAGAFVSGEETALIASIEGRRSEPRSRPPYPAQMGLWNRPTNINNVETWANVPAIINKGSDWYKSIGTETSKGTKIFSLVGKINNTGLVEVPMGITLREIIFEIGGGIPKSKEFKAVQTGGPSGGCIPKELLDLPVDFEKLKSAGSMMGSGGMIVMDEETCMVDVAHYFLDFSQKESCGKCVPCRVGTRHMVEILRKIKDGKGIPEDIPRLERLAHTVKEGSLCGLGQTAPNPVLTTLRYFRDEYEAHIEKKICPALVCKELINYYILPEKCVGCLLCLKNCPSDAIRGGNKLIHIIDQEKCIKCGVCLDVCPVKVSAVVKVTGQKIETLKEPVPYKEYREKIAKEREKM, encoded by the coding sequence ATGTTTAAAATACAAAGTTTTGATGATTTGAAAAGAGTAAAAGAAGATATATTAAGAACAAGGTCAGACGAGAAACCAGTAATCACAGTCTGTAATGGAACAGGATGTCAGGCTTATGGCTGCGAGAAAGTAACTCAGAATTTTATATCTAAAATCAGCCAGAATGGGATGAAAGACAAGGTTGATGTGAGGAAAACAGGCTGTCATGGATTTTGTGAAAGAGGACCAATTGTTGTGATCCATCCGAGTGGTATTTTCTATCAGAGAGTGAAGATGGGGGATGTTAATGAAATTATAAAAGAGACGATTGAAAATCAGAGAATTGTTGATCGCCTTCTTTATGAAGACCCATACACAGGTGAAAAAATTACAAGGGAAAGAGATGTTCCTTTCTACAAAAAGCAGAGAAGAATAATCTTCGGAAATAATGGATTTATAGATCCAACAAGCATCGAGGATTACATTGCCATAGGTGGATACGAAGCATTAGCAAAAGTTCTAAAAGAGATGACTGATATGGAAGTAATCAAGGAGATAAAAAAATCAGGCTTGAGAGGAAGAGGTGGTGCGGGATTTATTACAGGATTGAAATGGGAAATATGCAAAAAAGAAAAAGATTCGATAAAGTATATAATTTGTAACTGCGATGAGGGTGACCCTGGTGCATACATGGATAGAAGTTTATTAGAAGGTAATCCCCATAGTGTTATAGAAGGAATGGTTATAGGGGCCTATGCAATTGGCGCAAAAGAAGGCTATATATATGTAAGGAATGAATATCCCCTTGCTGTAAAAAATGCAATGATTGCAATCAATCAGGCTAAAGCTTCAGAACTTCTTGGAAATAACATTATGGGAACTAAATTCAGCTTTGATGTAAAAATTGTAAGAGGAGCTGGTGCCTTTGTGAGTGGAGAGGAAACAGCCCTTATCGCATCGATTGAGGGAAGAAGGAGTGAGCCAAGGTCAAGACCACCTTATCCAGCTCAGATGGGACTGTGGAACAGACCCACAAACATAAACAATGTGGAAACCTGGGCTAATGTTCCTGCTATCATTAACAAAGGCTCTGATTGGTATAAAAGCATAGGAACAGAGACAAGCAAAGGAACAAAAATTTTTTCTCTCGTTGGGAAAATAAACAATACCGGACTTGTAGAAGTTCCGATGGGAATAACCCTGAGAGAAATAATTTTTGAAATAGGCGGTGGAATTCCAAAGAGTAAGGAGTTTAAAGCTGTTCAAACTGGAGGACCTTCCGGAGGATGTATTCCTAAAGAATTACTTGATCTACCGGTTGATTTTGAAAAATTGAAAAGTGCAGGCTCAATGATGGGTTCAGGCGGGATGATTGTAATGGATGAAGAAACCTGTATGGTGGATGTTGCCCATTATTTTCTTGATTTTTCACAAAAAGAGTCCTGCGGAAAATGTGTGCCATGCAGAGTTGGAACAAGGCATATGGTTGAAATTTTAAGAAAAATAAAAGATGGGAAAGGTATACCAGAAGATATTCCGAGACTTGAAAGATTAGCTCATACGGTTAAGGAAGGTTCCCTCTGTGGGCTTGGCCAGACAGCTCCAAACCCGGTATTAACCACACTCAGATATTTCAGGGATGAGTATGAAGCTCATATTGAAAAGAAAATCTGCCCTGCTCTTGTTTGCAAGGAGCTGATAAATTACTACATTTTGCCAGAAAAATGTGTGGGCTGTTTACTTTGCCTCAAAAATTGTCCCTCTGATGCAATTAGAGGCGGCAATAAATTGATCCATATAATCGACCAGGAAAAATGTATTAAATGTGGTGTCTGCCTTGATGTTTGTCCTGTAAAGGTAAGCGCTGTTGTTAAAGTAACTGGTCAGAAAATTGAAACTCTTAAAGAACCTGTTCCTTATAAGGAATACAGGGAAAAGATTGCAAAAGAAAGAGAGAAGATGTGA
- a CDS encoding molybdopterin-dependent oxidoreductase, translated as MKKLRLTIDGKEVAVEEGKTVLDAIKKAEIYVPTLCYHPYLSPYGGCRLCIVQIEGMRGYPTSCTTPASDGMKVVTINEEIQNLRREVVKLLLTEHPNACLICTEKDRCIKYQGCIRKVGVTTGCRFCPKDQQCEFQDVVEYVGIKEVDLPFLYRDFTIEREDPFFDRDYNLCILCNRCVRVCHEIRGAGVLNFVNRGNKTIVGTAFNMSHIEANCQFCGACVDVCPTGSLIERASKWAGVPEKSVKSICALCSIGCVMDFKVKSGKVISVVPDMDGEVNKGQACVKGRFTLPLIIHSPKRLLHPMIRRNGNLQKVSWEVAINFISENLEKYKGNKFGFITSTNLTNEDNFVIRKFVKEVMKSGYLEFTQGFSYASSLKYFENENKPLLFKNSIEDVSKFKTIFVVGPLFSKSFPIISLEIKKASRNGSRLILINNEETGLINYAYETLKIKSGSEIAFFIGLMKSALKNGNINERYFLKLKNSELIKSILEKVSRERIEKSTGINFEKIEEISGILFKSPDSLLFYEPDLIQNGFDTENIKILMNLAISSGAVLFPLVVENNFRGSFDMGVVSEFYHRNKAGDFSEVKKKIKENEIKCLYLAGEFQLQEKSGIEFLVIQDIFPSELSEFADVILPAASFAEIEGTYTNVEGRVQLLSKVIEPVGEAKPDWWIISEISEKMGATGFDYKNSEEIMEEISSQIKLYKNISYKNLREKGSAFINLPSFSEVLKKSQLFEINPEKLEEILSTDYLNPSATEENKENSLYRYRNVFILKESKSLERVVRGKNV; from the coding sequence GTGAAAAAGCTAAGATTAACGATAGATGGAAAAGAAGTCGCGGTAGAGGAAGGAAAAACAGTTCTTGATGCAATAAAAAAAGCAGAAATATATGTGCCAACTCTCTGCTATCATCCATATCTTTCTCCCTATGGAGGTTGCAGATTGTGCATAGTTCAGATTGAAGGGATGAGAGGATACCCAACTTCATGCACAACTCCTGCCTCGGATGGAATGAAGGTTGTTACGATAAATGAAGAGATTCAGAATTTAAGAAGAGAAGTGGTAAAACTTTTATTGACTGAACATCCTAATGCATGTCTTATCTGCACTGAAAAAGATAGATGTATAAAATATCAGGGTTGTATAAGAAAAGTTGGTGTTACGACAGGTTGTAGATTCTGTCCGAAAGACCAGCAATGCGAATTTCAGGATGTAGTTGAATATGTTGGGATAAAAGAAGTGGACCTCCCCTTTTTGTACAGAGATTTTACGATTGAAAGAGAAGACCCTTTCTTTGACCGGGACTATAATTTGTGTATTCTCTGCAATAGATGTGTGAGAGTTTGTCATGAAATAAGGGGAGCAGGGGTTTTAAACTTTGTTAACAGAGGAAACAAAACTATAGTTGGCACTGCATTTAACATGAGCCACATCGAGGCTAACTGTCAGTTCTGCGGAGCATGTGTGGATGTATGTCCTACCGGTTCACTTATAGAAAGAGCAAGCAAATGGGCAGGTGTCCCAGAGAAATCTGTAAAATCTATCTGCGCTCTTTGTTCAATTGGATGTGTGATGGATTTTAAAGTCAAATCTGGAAAAGTCATAAGTGTAGTTCCTGATATGGATGGAGAAGTTAATAAAGGTCAGGCTTGTGTAAAAGGAAGGTTTACCCTTCCTTTAATAATTCATAGCCCTAAGAGATTACTTCATCCAATGATAAGGAGGAATGGAAATCTTCAGAAAGTTTCCTGGGAGGTGGCGATTAATTTTATTTCTGAAAATCTTGAAAAATATAAGGGAAATAAATTTGGTTTTATTACATCAACTAACCTTACAAATGAGGATAATTTTGTAATTCGAAAATTTGTAAAGGAAGTGATGAAATCTGGGTATTTAGAATTTACACAGGGATTTTCGTATGCCTCTTCTTTAAAATATTTTGAAAATGAAAATAAACCACTTCTGTTTAAAAATTCAATTGAAGATGTATCAAAATTTAAGACAATTTTTGTGGTCGGGCCTTTGTTTTCAAAATCATTCCCGATCATTTCTCTTGAGATAAAAAAAGCTTCGAGGAATGGCTCAAGGCTTATCCTGATTAACAATGAAGAAACTGGATTGATTAACTATGCTTATGAAACTCTGAAAATAAAATCAGGCTCAGAGATAGCCTTCTTTATCGGGTTGATGAAGTCAGCCTTAAAAAATGGGAATATAAATGAAAGGTATTTTTTAAAATTAAAGAATTCGGAACTCATCAAATCCATTCTGGAAAAGGTCTCCAGGGAGAGAATAGAGAAATCAACGGGAATTAATTTTGAGAAAATAGAGGAAATCTCAGGGATTCTTTTTAAGAGCCCGGATTCGCTTTTATTTTACGAACCTGATTTAATCCAGAATGGCTTTGATACTGAAAATATAAAAATCCTCATGAATTTAGCTATTTCTTCAGGGGCTGTTTTATTTCCCCTTGTAGTTGAGAATAATTTCAGGGGCTCTTTTGATATGGGAGTGGTGTCAGAGTTTTACCATAGGAATAAGGCTGGAGATTTTTCTGAGGTCAAGAAAAAAATTAAAGAAAATGAAATAAAATGTCTCTATTTAGCTGGAGAGTTCCAATTACAGGAGAAATCCGGAATAGAATTCCTTGTAATTCAGGATATTTTTCCCTCTGAATTATCAGAATTTGCAGATGTTATTCTTCCTGCTGCTTCTTTTGCAGAAATAGAGGGAACTTATACAAACGTGGAGGGAAGAGTTCAATTGCTAAGTAAGGTAATTGAACCTGTTGGAGAGGCAAAGCCAGATTGGTGGATAATAAGTGAAATTTCTGAAAAAATGGGAGCAACTGGTTTTGATTATAAGAATTCTGAAGAGATAATGGAGGAAATTTCGAGTCAAATTAAGCTTTACAAAAACATTTCTTATAAAAATCTCAGAGAAAAAGGAAGCGCTTTTATCAACCTGCCTTCTTTCTCAGAGGTTTTGAAGAAATCTCAATTGTTTGAGATAAATCCTGAAAAGCTGGAAGAAATTTTAAGCACTGATTACTTGAACCCTTCAGCCACAGAGGAAAATAAAGAAAATAGTCTATACAGATACAGGAATGTTTTTATCTTAAAAGAATCGAAATCTTTAGAAAGGGTTGTAAGAGGAAAAAATGTTTAA
- the nuoE gene encoding NADH-quinone oxidoreductase subunit NuoE, which produces MKSVDISELKEKIDPILDKYGKRKDALIAILQDVQSEFNWLPQEALDYLSKKLGIFLSNIFSIATFYTSFRLKPRGKHSVTVCLGTACHVRGAPHILEELERKLNIKEGETTEDNMFTLESVNCLGACALGPIVVVDDEYFGQMNKTKIDDLTENLRNKKE; this is translated from the coding sequence GTGAAATCGGTAGATATATCGGAGCTAAAAGAAAAGATTGATCCAATATTAGATAAATACGGAAAGAGAAAAGATGCCCTCATAGCTATTCTACAGGATGTTCAATCAGAGTTTAACTGGCTTCCTCAGGAGGCGTTGGATTATCTTTCAAAAAAACTGGGAATTTTTTTAAGTAACATATTCAGTATTGCGACTTTCTACACATCTTTCAGACTAAAACCGAGAGGAAAACATTCAGTAACTGTCTGCCTTGGAACAGCCTGTCATGTGAGAGGGGCTCCTCATATTTTAGAGGAGCTTGAAAGGAAGTTAAATATAAAAGAGGGAGAAACAACTGAAGACAACATGTTTACTTTAGAGTCAGTGAATTGCCTTGGAGCATGTGCTCTCGGACCCATAGTTGTTGTGGATGATGAATATTTCGGTCAGATGAACAAGACAAAAATTGATGATCTCACGGAGAATTTAAGAAACAAAAAAGAATAA